Proteins encoded within one genomic window of Glycine soja cultivar W05 chromosome 1, ASM419377v2, whole genome shotgun sequence:
- the LOC114415539 gene encoding protein DEFECTIVE IN EXINE FORMATION 1-like isoform X2, giving the protein MVKCCFSDKLEVPRRRVLKKWFVGLDPDPVDRSHPDVHDDQLIQDATIKNSMSQMNGSRHEARSSAAISTENHLDSKKLPNPEPEKKINGSQADESIKVPNPEPEKKINGSQVDESIKVPNPEPEKKINGSQVDESIKVPTIVDNSSVNAGSLETVHADNKTSTGRRLLEDNNSKGAEQGGSESKDKEGIHAATVENDEGLEADADSSFELFRNSEDLADEYSYDYDDYVDESMWGDEEWTEVKHEKLEDFVNVDSHILCTPVIADIDNDGVSEMIVAVSYFFDHEYYDNQEHRKELGDIDIGKYVAGGIVVFNLDTKQVKWTAELDLSTDTSNFRAYIYSSPTVVDLDGDGNLDILVGTSYGLFYVLDHHGKVRQKFPLEMAEIQGAVVAADVNDDGKIELVTADTHGNVAVWTPKGDLIWEKHLKSLIPQGPTVGDVDGDGHTELVVPTLSGKIHVLDGRDGSSIGRYPYPTHGRIMNQVLLVDLSKHKEKRKGLTIVTTSFDGYLYLIDGPTGCADVVDIGETSYSMVLADNVDGGDDLDLIVTTMNGNVFCFSTPSPHHPLKAWRLPSQGRNNVANRYNREGIYVTHPSRAFHDEEGKSFWVEIEIVDNYRYPSGHQGPYKVTTSLLVPGNYQGERTIKLNNTYDQPGKYRIKLPTVSVRTTGTVLVEMVDRNGLYFSDDFSLTFHMHYYKLLKWLLVLPMLGMFGVLVILHPQGSMPLPSFSRNID; this is encoded by the exons TGCCATATCAACAGAAAACCACCTTGACTCAAAAAAATTGCCTAATCCTGAgccagaaaagaaaataaatggtaGTCAAGCAGATGAAAGTATTAAGGTGCCAAATCCTGAgccagaaaagaaaataaatggaagTCAAGTAGATGAGAGTATTAAGGTGCCAAATCCTGAgccagaaaagaaaataaatggaagTCAAGTAGACGAGAGTATTAAGGTGCCAACGATTGTGGATAATTCCTCTGTGAATGCTGGGTCTCTGGAAACTGTTCATGCAGATAATAAAACCAGCACTGGGAGACGTCTTCTGGAAGATAACAACTCCAAAGGAGCAGAGCAAGGTGGTTCTGAATCCAAAGATAAAGAGGGTATTCATGCTGCAACTGTGGAAAATGATGAAGGCCTGGAAGCAGATGCTGATTCATCTTTTGAGTTATTCCGTAATAGTGAAGATCTGGCTGATGAGTATAGCTATGATtatgatgattatgttgatgaATCAATGTGGGGTGATGAAGAATGGACTGAAGTTAAACATGAAAAATTAGAGGATTTTGTGAATGTTGACTCCCACATCTTGTGCACTCCT GTCATTGCAGATATTGACAATGATGGTGTTTCAGAAATGATTGTTGCCGTTTCTTATTTCTTTGATCATGA GTATTATGACAACCAGGAGCATCGGAAAGAACTGGGTGATATTGACATTGGGAAATATGTTGCTGGTGGTATTGTTGTTTTTAATCTGGATACAAAACAAGTTAAATGGACTGCAGAACTTGATCTGAGTACAGATACTTCAAATTTCCGAGCCTACATATATTCTTCCCCAACTGTCGTAGATTTGGATGGTGACGGGAATCTTGACATTCTTGTTGGAACTTCGTATGGCCTGTTTTATGTGTTGGATCATCATG GTAAGGTTAGACAAAAGTTTCCTCTTGAAATGGCTGAGATTCAAGGAGCTGTTGTTGCGGCTGATGTTAATGATGACGGGAAAATTGAACTAGTTACAGCTGATACACATGGAAATGTTGCTGTATGGACTCCAAAAGGAGATTTAATATGGGAAAAACATCTAAAGAGTCTTATTCCTCAG GGTCCTACTGTTGGTGATGTTGATGGAGATGGCCATACTGAACTTGTTGTGCCTACACTATCTGGGAAGATTCATGTTCTTGATGGCAGGGATGGGTCATCTATTGGGCGGTATCCATATCCAACTCATGGAAGAATAATGAATCAAGTTCTTCTAGTCGATTTAAGTAAACACAAGGAGAAAAGGAAGGGATTAACTATTGTTACCACATCATTTGATGGTTATTTGTACCTCATTGATGGACCTACTGGATGTGCTGATGTTGTTGACATTGGTGAAACTTC TTATAGCATGGTCTTGGCAGACAACGTTGATGGTGGGGATGATCTTGATCTAATTGTCACAACTATGAATGGCAATGTCTTCTGCTTCTCAACCCCGTCTCCTCATCATCCCCTAAAG GCATGGAGGTTGCCTAGTCAAGGAAGAAACAATGTTGCAAATCGTTACAATCGTGAAGGTATCTATGTTACTCATCCTTCTAGGGCATTCCACGATGAGGAAGGCAAAAGCTTTTGGGTGGAAATTGAGATTGTAGATAATTACAGATACCCATCTGGGCATCAAGGACCATACAAAGTCACT ACTTCCTTGCTAGTACCTGGTAATTACCAAGGAGAGAGAACGATAAAGTTGAACAATACCTATGATCAACCTGGTAAATATCGGATTAAGCTGCCAACAGTGTCGGTAAGGACCACAGGAACAGTTTTGGTTGAGATGGTTGACAGAAATGGACTGTATTTCTCTGATGATTTCTCTCTCACATTCCATATGCACTACTATAAACTGTTGAAGTGGCTTCTTGTTCTTCCAATGCTTGGGATGTTTGGTGTGCTTGTGATCCTTCACCCACAAGGCTCAATGCCATTGCCATCTTTTTCAAGGAACATTGATTAA
- the LOC114415553 gene encoding probable pectinesterase/pectinesterase inhibitor 21: MSEGNAERGKRIAIIGVSTLLLVAMVVAVTVGVNVSENGSNNEDTKIASSVKAVQTLCHPTNYKKECEESLIARAGNTTDPKELIKIVFNITITKIGDKLKKTNLLHEVEEDPRAKMALDTCKQLMDLSIEELTRSLDGIGEFDLKNIDKILMNLKVWLSGAVTYQDTCLDGFENTTSDAGKKMKDLLTAGMHMSSNALAIVTNLADTVDDWNVTELSRRRLLQDSKLPVWVDQHRLLNENESLLRHKPNVTVAIDGSGDFKSINEALKQVPKENRKPFVIYIKEGVYQEYVEVTKKMTHVVFIGEGGKKTRITGNKNFIDGTNTYRTATVAIQGDYFVAINMGFENSAGPQKHQAVALRVQADKSIFYNCSMDGYQDTLYVHTMRQFYRDCTISGTIDFVFGNALAIFQNCTFVVRKPLENQQCIVTAQGRKEIQQPSGIVIQGGSIVSDPEFYSVRFENKAYLARPWKNYSRTIIMDTYIDDLINVDGYLPWQGLEGPSGMNTCFYAEYHDSGPGSDKSKRVKWAGIWNLNSKAARWFSASKFFHGTDWIEVTGIPCFRDIPAHHRHKKTRLNW; encoded by the exons ATGTCGGAGGGAAATgcggagagaggaaagagaatTGCCATTATTGGTGTCTCAACCTTATTGTTGGTGGCGATGGTTGTGGCTGTCACAGTTGGTGTCAATGTTAGTGAGAATGGTTCCAACAATGAGGACACAAAAATTGCTTCTTCTGTAAAAGCCGTCCAAACCCTTTGCCATCCCACAAATTATAAGAAAGAATGTGAGGAAAGCCTCATAGCTAGGGCTGGAAATACCACTGATCCAAaagaacttatcaaaattgtcTTCAACATCACCATTACAAAAATTGGCGATAAACTCAAAAAAACTAATCTTTTGCATGAGGTTGAGGAGGATCCCAGAGCCAAGATGGCACTTGACACATGCAAGCAACTCATGGATCTTTCTATTGAGGAGTTAACAAGGTCACTTGATGGAATAGGTGAGTTTGACCTGAAAAATATCGACAAAATCCTCATGAATTTAAAAGTTTGGCTTAGTGGTGCAGTTACATACCAAGATACTTGCTTGGATGGGTTTGAGAACACCACTAGTGACGCTGGTAAAAAGATGAAGGATTTGTTGACGGCAGGCATGCATATGAGCAGCAATGCCCTTGCCATTGTAACGAATTTGGCTGACACTGTTGATGATTGGAATGTCACAGAATTATCTAGGCGTCGCCTCCTTCAAGATTCTAAGCTTCCCGTGTGGGTTGATCAACATAGACTCcttaatgaaaatgaaagtCTATTAAGACACAAGCCTAATGTTACTGTAGCCATTGATGGTAGTGGGGATTTCAAAAGCATCAATGAGGCATTGAAGCAAGTGCCTAAGGAAAACCGAAAGCCATTTGTGATCTACATCAAGGAAGGCGTTTACCAAGAGTATGTTGAGGTTACAAAGAAAATGACCCATGTGGTGTTTATTGGTGAAGGTGGAAAAAAGACACGAATAACTGGTAACAAAAACTTCATAGATGGAACAAACACTTACAGAACTGCCACTGTTG CTATTCAAGGAGATTACTTTGTGGCCATCAATATGGGGTTTGAGAATTCTGCTGGACCACAAAAGCATCAAGCAGTAGCATTAAGAGTCCAAGCAGATAAGTCCATTTTCTACAATTGCTCAATGGATGGGTATCAGGACACTCTTTATGTACACACCATGCGTCAATTCTATAGAGATTGCACGATTTCAGGTACCATTGACTTTGTGTTTGGTAATGCACTTGCTATTTTCCAAAATTGCACTTTCGTGGTCCGAAAGCCATTGGAGAACCAACAATGCATTGTGACTGCACAAGGTAGAAAAGAGATACAACAACCATCTGGAATAGTAATCCAAGGGGGATCCATTGTGTCTGATCCTGAGTTCTACTCTGTGAGATTTGAGAACAAGGCTTACCTAGCTCGTCCATGGAAGAATTACTCTAGGACCATCATCATGGACACTTACATTGATGATTTGATTAATGTTGATGGGTATTTGCCATGGCAAGGACTAGAGGGTCCTTCTGGTATGAATACTTGCTTCTATGCCGAGTACCACGACAGTGGCCCGGGTTCAGACAAATCTAAACGTGTGAAATGGGCTGGGATTTGGAATCTCAATTCAAAAGCTGCACGTTGGTTCTCAGCATCTAAGTTTTTTCACGGAACTGACTGGATTGAAGTTACTGGGATTCCTTGCTTTCGTGACATTCCCGCACACCATAGGCACAAAAAGACAAGGCTTAATTGGTAA